One window of the Magnetococcales bacterium genome contains the following:
- the fliG gene encoding flagellar motor switch protein FliG: MTDIIGESEVPRRPGRQRLTGKEKAAIFILAVQDEEAKALMEGMSDDEIRDLSRTIIRMGTMPPEAVKAVRQEFLDRFENQHFDIRGGLGRVKDLIMKTLGKEKGRHLLKELQQGPKNTPWEILNTMEPALIATFLASEHPQSIALVLSQINVEQASFVIDFLPPDVQQEVIFRMAKLGSLPPGALEDIEESLLTELDALGATRGVYTHEGGGGVVKVAEMLNLMSRDISDKLLAYLDEEDNPLAEEVRKEMFLFEDLLLMDDKSFQTLLREISNDDLLNALKGADERLKDKFFNNMSERAAEMLREDLEMMGPIKVADVESGQQTILKEARRLENEGSIVIMGKGSEDVVL, from the coding sequence ATGACGGACATCATAGGCGAATCGGAAGTACCCCGCCGCCCGGGCCGACAACGACTGACCGGCAAGGAAAAGGCTGCGATTTTTATCCTCGCTGTCCAGGATGAGGAAGCCAAAGCCTTGATGGAGGGGATGAGCGACGATGAAATTCGTGATCTTTCCCGCACCATCATCCGCATGGGCACCATGCCCCCGGAAGCGGTCAAGGCGGTGCGTCAGGAGTTTTTGGACCGGTTCGAAAACCAGCACTTCGATATTCGGGGTGGTCTGGGACGGGTCAAGGATTTGATCATGAAGACCCTGGGCAAGGAGAAGGGGCGTCATCTGCTCAAGGAGTTGCAGCAGGGTCCGAAAAACACCCCCTGGGAAATTCTCAACACCATGGAGCCGGCACTGATCGCCACCTTCCTGGCCAGCGAGCATCCCCAATCCATCGCCCTGGTGCTCTCCCAGATCAACGTCGAGCAAGCCTCCTTTGTCATCGACTTTTTGCCTCCGGACGTGCAACAGGAGGTGATCTTCCGCATGGCCAAACTGGGCAGTCTGCCCCCTGGAGCCCTGGAGGATATCGAGGAATCCCTGCTGACTGAGCTGGATGCCTTGGGAGCCACCCGTGGCGTCTACACCCACGAGGGTGGTGGCGGTGTGGTCAAGGTGGCGGAAATGTTGAACCTCATGAGTCGGGATATTTCCGACAAGTTGCTGGCCTATCTCGACGAAGAAGACAACCCCTTGGCCGAGGAAGTGCGCAAGGAGATGTTCCTCTTCGAAGATCTGCTGCTCATGGACGACAAGAGCTTCCAGACCCTGCTTCGGGAGATTTCCAACGACGATCTGCTCAACGCCCTCAAAGGGGCCGACGAGCGGCTCAAGGACAAGTTTTTCAACAACATGTCCGAGCGTGCAGCGGAAATGTTGCGGGAGGATCTGGAAATGATGGGGCCGATCAAGGTCGCCGATGTGGAGTCGGGCCAGCAGACCATCCTCAAAGAGGCCCGGAGATTGGAAAACGAAGGTTCCATCGTCATCATGGGCAAGGGCAGCGAAGATGTGGTCCTCTAA
- the fliF gene encoding flagellar M-ring protein FliF — protein MAEAMSTMTETPESPVQSLNRFLEGLPLGGRNGIFVAVVAAILALTAIIWFATRPSYKVLFSGLPEDEAGRVVAQLGKMNIPYELTAGGSNIKIPEDKVYDTRLEMATMGMPKKGVGVGFEIFDETNLVGMTDFMQRMNYQRALQGELARSVESIEQVHSARVHLVLPKRSLFVSEEKEASASVVVELSSRLKSTQIDGIVHLIASSVEGLEESGVTLLDHKGNLIAGGKESPKDGRLPADETMALQKRIEKSLEDRAQAMLDKVIGVAASGISKSIVRITAELDLSRVERKEEIFDPEGQVARSEQTTAEASKGQFGAGGVPGVRPNDANDDGVAGGAGSAQSRDVERETVNYEISKTVNHILLPVGTIKRLSVAVLVDGTYQATEDGSPPVYQPRTDAEMEQLKKIIVQAVGFRTDRGDTIQVTNAPFESLPLPAVDKGMTAEEFLKTYWLQLVIGLITLALLFMVVRPLVDKLLAPEKTPDSSGVPLSVANLEAQLAAEGVGTLPTEGPVRVKIPDRNIQMTQQMIAEHLEESREILQAWLAQDD, from the coding sequence ATGGCTGAGGCGATGAGCACCATGACCGAGACTCCCGAGTCACCGGTCCAATCACTGAACCGATTTTTGGAAGGTCTCCCTTTGGGGGGACGCAACGGCATTTTTGTCGCTGTCGTTGCCGCCATCCTGGCGCTGACCGCCATCATCTGGTTTGCCACACGTCCCAGTTACAAGGTGCTCTTTTCGGGCCTGCCCGAAGATGAGGCCGGTCGGGTGGTGGCGCAACTGGGTAAGATGAACATCCCCTATGAACTCACCGCCGGGGGGTCCAACATCAAAATCCCCGAAGACAAGGTGTATGACACCCGCTTGGAAATGGCCACCATGGGCATGCCCAAAAAGGGGGTCGGGGTTGGTTTTGAAATCTTTGACGAAACCAACCTGGTGGGGATGACCGATTTCATGCAGCGGATGAATTATCAGCGTGCCCTTCAGGGAGAGCTGGCCCGTTCGGTGGAATCCATCGAACAGGTCCACAGCGCCCGGGTCCATCTGGTTCTACCCAAGCGATCTCTCTTTGTCTCAGAAGAGAAGGAAGCCTCCGCCTCGGTGGTGGTGGAACTCTCCAGCCGCCTGAAATCAACCCAGATCGACGGCATCGTTCACCTCATCGCCTCTTCCGTGGAAGGGCTGGAGGAGAGTGGGGTCACACTGCTCGATCATAAGGGGAATCTGATCGCGGGAGGCAAAGAGAGTCCCAAGGATGGCCGACTGCCCGCCGACGAAACCATGGCGCTGCAAAAGCGGATCGAAAAATCATTGGAAGATCGCGCCCAGGCGATGCTCGATAAGGTGATCGGGGTGGCGGCGAGCGGTATCTCCAAATCCATCGTGCGCATCACCGCCGAGCTGGATCTCTCCCGGGTGGAGCGCAAGGAGGAAATTTTTGATCCTGAAGGTCAGGTCGCCCGGAGCGAACAGACCACCGCTGAAGCCAGCAAGGGTCAGTTTGGCGCAGGTGGTGTACCGGGTGTGCGTCCCAACGATGCCAACGACGACGGGGTTGCCGGTGGTGCGGGCTCCGCCCAGAGTCGGGATGTGGAGCGGGAGACCGTCAACTATGAGATCTCCAAAACCGTCAACCATATTCTTCTCCCCGTAGGCACCATCAAGCGCCTGTCGGTGGCGGTCCTGGTGGATGGCACCTATCAAGCCACCGAAGATGGCTCACCTCCGGTCTATCAGCCCCGTACCGATGCCGAGATGGAGCAGTTGAAAAAGATTATCGTCCAGGCGGTGGGTTTCCGGACGGATCGGGGGGATACCATCCAGGTGACCAACGCTCCCTTCGAGTCTTTGCCTCTGCCTGCGGTTGACAAAGGCATGACCGCCGAAGAGTTCCTGAAGACCTACTGGCTGCAACTGGTCATCGGACTCATCACCCTGGCTCTGCTCTTCATGGTGGTGCGGCCTCTGGTGGACAAGCTCCTGGCTCCGGAAAAGACCCCCGACTCCAGTGGTGTGCCCCTCAGTGTGGCCAACCTGGAGGCGCAACTGGCAGCCGAAGGGGTGGGAACACTGCCTACCGAGGGTCCGGTACGGGTGAAGATTCCGGATCGCAACATCCAGATGACCCAGCAGATGATCGCCGAGCATCTGGAAGAGTCCCGGGAAATTCTCCAAGCATGGCTCGCCCAGGACGATTAG
- the fliE gene encoding flagellar hook-basal body complex protein FliE, whose translation MSIGAINGAPLSSLLSLSGSESKSGGQWSDFSNVLSKQIKETDRLQKEAKEMTQKALLGNAGVSIHEAQIASSQAELHTRLLMEVRNKAVEVYKEVMSMPV comes from the coding sequence ATGTCTATCGGAGCGATTAACGGTGCACCTCTGTCCTCTCTTCTTTCCCTGTCGGGCAGCGAAAGCAAAAGCGGTGGTCAGTGGAGCGATTTTTCCAACGTTCTTTCCAAGCAGATCAAGGAAACCGATCGTTTGCAGAAAGAGGCCAAGGAGATGACCCAAAAGGCCTTGCTCGGTAACGCCGGGGTTTCCATCCACGAAGCCCAGATTGCCAGCTCCCAGGCGGAGTTGCACACGAGGCTGCTGATGGAAGTTCGCAACAAGGCTGTTGAAGTGTACAAGGAAGTGATGAGCATGCCGGTCTAG
- the flgC gene encoding flagellar basal body rod protein FlgC yields the protein MDFLTSFKVTSSALAAQRLRLNIIAENVANAQTTRTPEGGPYKRRDPVFQAQPFADVLDQTKAAGSTGVSVDRIMVDQKPPRMQYDPNHPDANQDGYVAMPNIDVVTEMVNMMSASRSYESNVSVLNASKAMALKALEIGR from the coding sequence ATGGATTTTTTGACATCGTTTAAGGTGACCTCCTCAGCGCTGGCAGCTCAGCGCTTGAGGCTCAACATTATCGCTGAAAATGTCGCCAACGCCCAGACCACCCGCACCCCGGAAGGGGGGCCCTACAAGCGTCGGGATCCGGTGTTTCAGGCCCAGCCCTTTGCCGATGTGCTGGATCAAACCAAAGCGGCTGGCTCCACCGGTGTTTCCGTGGACAGGATCATGGTGGATCAAAAGCCGCCGCGCATGCAGTACGATCCCAACCATCCCGATGCCAACCAGGATGGCTATGTGGCGATGCCCAACATCGATGTGGTGACCGAAATGGTCAACATGATGTCGGCCAGCCGTTCTTATGAGTCCAACGTTTCCGTGCTCAACGCCTCCAAGGCGATGGCATTGAAAGCTCTTGAAATCGGTCGTTAA
- the flgB gene encoding flagellar basal body rod protein FlgB, whose product MADFNLLGAGGAFKAKLLNLRHARQEVIAANVANADTPGYKAKRLDFESELAQAYPANGELAMARTDGQHLPIAPTNFEPMIQEVETAIPKGDGNSVDLEQEMARQTANQLLYNYAAQSLSGQISQMRMIIGGGR is encoded by the coding sequence ATGGCCGATTTCAATTTACTGGGAGCAGGGGGAGCGTTCAAAGCCAAGCTGCTCAACCTGCGTCACGCGCGTCAAGAGGTGATTGCCGCCAATGTGGCCAATGCCGACACCCCGGGTTACAAGGCCAAACGCCTTGATTTTGAGTCGGAGCTGGCCCAGGCCTATCCCGCCAATGGGGAGTTGGCCATGGCGCGCACGGATGGGCAACACTTGCCCATCGCCCCTACCAATTTTGAGCCGATGATCCAGGAAGTGGAGACCGCCATTCCCAAGGGGGACGGCAACAGTGTGGATCTGGAGCAGGAGATGGCCCGTCAGACCGCCAACCAACTGCTCTATAACTATGCGGCCCAATCCCTTTCCGGGCAGATCAGCCAGATGCGCATGATCATCGGTGGTGGTCGATAA
- a CDS encoding amidophosphoribosyltransferase produces the protein MHSFPDDHFHDECGVFGVFNHPEAANLVYLGLYALQHRGQESAGIVSVEDRILHVNRGSGVVADIFKRHDLEKLPGNQAIGHVRYSTAGGSSNMRNRQPLVVDTAYGGMAFAHNGNLVNGIEMRRNLERRGSIFQSTMDTEVIVHLTALSRRSTFAERLVEALHQVKGAYALVGMNERSIIAVRDPGGFRPLVLGRIGENGYVISSETCALNLIDAEFIRDIEPGEMVVIGPEGVKSYFPFPRRQRTLCIFEYVYFARPDSTLDGINVYEARKRIGASLAQEHPVEADVVVPVPDSGVPAALGFAQATGIPFELGITRNHYVGRTFIEPQQSIRHFGVKIKLNANPSVLTGKRVVLVDDSVVRGTTSRKIVKMVRAAGAKEVHVRISSPPTTHPCYYGIDTPTRKELLAASHTVKEMRTYITADSLAFISLEALYKSVDGRTTDFNSYCDACFSGKYPLPFQKLEGFTQLTLLKEA, from the coding sequence TTGCATTCTTTTCCTGACGATCATTTCCATGATGAATGTGGCGTTTTCGGCGTTTTCAATCACCCGGAAGCGGCCAACCTGGTCTACCTCGGACTCTACGCCCTGCAGCATCGTGGCCAGGAGTCGGCGGGGATCGTTTCCGTGGAGGACCGTATTCTCCACGTCAACCGGGGCAGCGGGGTGGTGGCGGATATTTTCAAGCGCCACGACCTGGAAAAGCTCCCGGGCAACCAGGCCATCGGCCATGTGCGCTACTCCACCGCTGGTGGCAGCTCCAACATGCGCAATCGCCAGCCATTGGTGGTGGATACCGCCTATGGGGGGATGGCCTTTGCCCACAACGGCAATCTGGTCAACGGCATCGAAATGCGCCGTAACCTGGAGCGCCGAGGCTCGATCTTCCAATCCACCATGGATACCGAGGTGATCGTTCACCTCACAGCCCTCTCCCGCCGCTCCACCTTTGCCGAACGACTGGTGGAGGCGTTGCATCAGGTGAAGGGGGCTTACGCCCTGGTGGGTATGAATGAGCGCTCCATCATCGCGGTGCGGGATCCCGGGGGCTTTCGGCCTCTGGTGCTGGGACGGATCGGGGAAAACGGTTATGTGATCTCCTCGGAAACCTGCGCCTTGAATCTCATTGATGCCGAGTTTATCCGGGATATCGAACCCGGGGAGATGGTGGTGATCGGTCCGGAAGGGGTGAAATCCTATTTTCCCTTTCCCCGACGTCAGCGCACCCTCTGTATCTTCGAATATGTCTATTTTGCCCGCCCCGACTCCACCCTGGATGGCATCAACGTCTATGAGGCCCGCAAGCGCATCGGAGCCAGTCTGGCTCAGGAGCATCCGGTAGAGGCGGACGTGGTGGTACCGGTTCCCGACTCCGGGGTGCCTGCGGCGTTGGGTTTTGCCCAGGCCACCGGCATTCCCTTTGAGCTGGGGATTACCCGCAACCACTATGTAGGCCGGACATTTATCGAGCCCCAGCAGTCGATCCGCCACTTTGGGGTCAAGATCAAACTCAACGCCAATCCCAGCGTATTGACCGGCAAGCGGGTGGTGTTGGTGGATGATTCGGTGGTGCGGGGGACCACCAGTCGCAAAATTGTCAAAATGGTGCGGGCCGCTGGTGCCAAAGAGGTGCACGTGCGCATCTCCTCCCCCCCCACCACCCATCCCTGCTATTACGGCATCGATACCCCCACCCGTAAGGAGCTGCTGGCCGCCAGCCATACGGTGAAGGAGATGCGCACCTATATCACCGCCGATTCCCTGGCGTTTATCTCCCTGGAGGCGCTCTACAAGTCGGTAGATGGTCGTACGACCGACTTTAACTCCTATTGTGATGCCTGTTTCTCGGGTAAATATCCGCTGCCCTTCCAAAAGCTGGAGGGATTCACCCAGCTGACCCTCTTGAAAGAGGCCTGA
- a CDS encoding CvpA family protein: MTAFDYVLLTIVGFSALVGVMRGFVKEAFRLAGWIVAYLSAFWFGHRLEPFLIPHLDATSAGFAAFALIFIVIWLIAWGLGLLVQSMIEAVGLTLLDRFSGAGFGIARGVLIILAGFMIFLSFDMEQPKMVKRSLLAPYCVEGVAWLGRMQPMESAWVERLRSGKNLLAKNPG; this comes from the coding sequence ATGACCGCTTTTGATTATGTTTTGCTCACCATCGTCGGCTTTTCGGCACTGGTGGGGGTGATGCGGGGGTTTGTCAAAGAGGCGTTTCGTTTGGCGGGCTGGATCGTGGCCTATCTTTCAGCTTTTTGGTTTGGCCACCGGCTGGAACCCTTTTTGATTCCCCATCTGGATGCCACCAGCGCCGGGTTTGCAGCTTTTGCGTTGATTTTTATCGTCATCTGGCTCATCGCCTGGGGACTCGGCCTCCTGGTTCAGTCCATGATAGAGGCCGTGGGGCTGACTCTTTTGGATCGATTTTCGGGGGCGGGATTCGGTATCGCCCGGGGCGTTTTGATCATTTTGGCAGGCTTTATGATCTTCCTTTCCTTTGACATGGAGCAGCCAAAAATGGTAAAGCGCTCGCTTCTCGCTCCATACTGCGTGGAAGGCGTTGCGTGGCTGGGACGGATGCAACCGATGGAATCAGCCTGGGTAGAGCGCCTTCGCTCCGGAAAAAATTTACTGGCAAAAAATCCTGGCTGA
- the radA gene encoding DNA repair protein RadA: MAREKKTFVCSDCGADYPQWEGKCGSCGAWNTLQEFRVAPHAKGKKPQKPSDIAKPQRLEEITSGDETRMEVGIGELDRVLGGGLVPGSAILIGGDPGIGKSTLLMQGMEALSKQAPVLYVSGEESVRQIKLRGERLGLTGEKMWVLMENRLESVLDAVAHSKPSVLVVDSIQTMASDALPSAAGSVTQVRECVARLIQQAKEREMPLFLVGHVTKEGQIAGPRVVEHMVDTVLYFEGERGHNYRILRAVKNRFGAANEIGVFEMREEGLAEVVNPSELFLSERARGASGSVVFPGLEGTRPVLVEIQALVTPSPLAQPRRTTLGFDNNRLAMLTAVLEKKLGLGLFNHDIFLNVAGGFRITEPAADLAVAAALFASHREIAVDPGLAILGEIGLSGEVRGVGHVGTRMKEAAKLGFNRCLAPARSIEGIPPIDGLRVDPASNLIEAMESLLGRGGEG, translated from the coding sequence ATGGCCCGAGAGAAAAAAACCTTCGTCTGTAGCGATTGCGGCGCTGACTATCCCCAGTGGGAGGGGAAGTGTGGCAGTTGTGGGGCTTGGAACACCTTGCAGGAGTTTCGGGTAGCCCCCCATGCCAAGGGGAAAAAGCCCCAAAAACCCTCTGACATTGCCAAGCCCCAGCGGCTGGAAGAGATCACCAGCGGTGATGAAACCCGCATGGAAGTGGGGATTGGGGAGTTGGATCGGGTGTTGGGGGGTGGGCTGGTTCCCGGCTCGGCGATTTTGATCGGCGGGGATCCGGGGATTGGCAAGTCAACTCTGCTGATGCAGGGGATGGAGGCGCTCTCCAAACAGGCGCCGGTGCTCTATGTCTCCGGGGAGGAGTCGGTCCGGCAGATCAAGCTGAGAGGAGAGCGGCTGGGGCTCACAGGGGAAAAAATGTGGGTGCTGATGGAAAACCGCCTGGAGTCGGTTTTGGATGCGGTGGCCCACAGCAAGCCTTCGGTGCTGGTGGTGGACTCCATTCAGACCATGGCCAGCGACGCCTTACCCTCTGCAGCGGGGAGTGTCACCCAGGTCAGAGAGTGTGTGGCGCGGTTGATCCAGCAGGCCAAGGAGCGGGAGATGCCGCTCTTTTTGGTGGGGCATGTGACGAAGGAGGGGCAGATTGCCGGTCCCCGGGTGGTGGAGCATATGGTGGATACGGTGCTCTACTTTGAAGGGGAGCGGGGACACAACTATCGCATCTTGCGGGCGGTGAAAAATCGCTTTGGGGCGGCCAACGAAATCGGCGTCTTTGAAATGCGGGAGGAGGGGCTCGCCGAGGTGGTCAATCCGTCGGAATTATTCCTCTCGGAGCGCGCCCGGGGAGCTTCCGGTTCGGTGGTTTTTCCGGGGTTGGAAGGCACCCGCCCGGTGTTGGTGGAGATCCAGGCTCTGGTGACCCCCAGCCCCCTGGCGCAACCCCGACGCACCACCTTGGGTTTTGATAACAACCGCTTGGCCATGCTGACGGCGGTGTTGGAAAAAAAGTTGGGGCTTGGGCTCTTCAATCACGATATATTTCTGAATGTGGCGGGGGGATTTCGCATCACCGAACCGGCAGCAGATCTGGCGGTGGCGGCGGCGCTCTTTGCTTCCCATCGGGAGATCGCAGTGGATCCGGGATTGGCTATATTGGGAGAGATCGGCTTGTCTGGAGAGGTGCGGGGGGTGGGGCATGTGGGGACACGCATGAAGGAGGCTGCCAAGCTCGGCTTCAACCGCTGCCTGGCTCCAGCCCGCTCCATTGAAGGAATCCCGCCTATCGATGGCTTGCGGGTGGATCCGGCTTCCAACCTGATCGAAGCCATGGAGAGCCTGCTTGGTAGAGGAGGGGAGGGGTGA
- a CDS encoding type II toxin-antitoxin system YafQ family toxin yields the protein MVIHYQKKFYKQFAKLDKHKQIQAKEAIERFKKNPFDPKLKNHALKGPMIPMRAFSAGFDLRIIFSEEKGYVEVLFVQIGSHNQVY from the coding sequence ATGGTCATCCATTACCAGAAAAAATTTTACAAGCAATTTGCTAAGTTGGATAAACACAAGCAAATTCAAGCGAAAGAGGCCATCGAACGCTTTAAAAAAAATCCCTTCGACCCAAAACTGAAAAACCATGCTTTGAAAGGCCCGATGATCCCAATGAGAGCCTTCTCTGCTGGATTTGATCTGCGGATTATTTTCAGCGAAGAAAAGGGATACGTTGAAGTGCTTTTTGTCCAAATTGGGTCGCATAATCAGGTCTATTAG